A DNA window from Trypanosoma brucei brucei TREU927 chromosome 10, whole genome shotgun sequence contains the following coding sequences:
- a CDS encoding protein phosphatase 2C-like, putative yields the protein MGETLSKPVTEKHTSTFETSHIHVGCCAMQGWRKTMEDAHVAQLNLGGNKHHTFIGVFDGHNGNKIAKYCREHLLDELMLTPEYRSGSYDEAFKKAFGAIDSNLSKMSMLRSEGGTAAICVMLTQNEVICANAGDSRAVLYRGTRAIPLSIDHKPSAPGEKERILRAGGTVQSHRVDGNLAVSRAIGDFDYKENSELSWEEQIVTALPDVTRIDIKEEDAFVVVACDGVWDVLSNDDCCQLIHQSFKDTEDDIGLVCEAVLDRCLAPCIQGTGCDNMTIVIARFKPAFFCSER from the coding sequence ATGGGGGAAACGCTGTCCAAACCTGTCACAGAGAAGCACACCAGTACATTTGAAACGTCCCATATTCATGTTGGGTGTTGCGCGATGCAGGGGTGGCGCAAAACCATGGAAGATGCTCACGTAGCTCAGTTGAATTTAGGTGGGAATAAACATCATACATTCATCGGCGTTTTCGATGGACATAACGGTAACAAAATCGCTAAGTATTGTAGGGAACATCTCCTTGATGAGCTGATGCTAACACCAGAGTATCGCAGTGGCTCATACGATGAGGCTTTCAAAAAGGCGTTTGGTGCGATTGACTCCAATTTGTCCAAAATGTCGATGCTGAGGTCAGAGGGTGGAACTGCGGCCATTTGCGTTATGTTAACTCAAAACGAGGTTATATGCGCAAATGCTGGTGATAGTAGGGCAGTTTTGTACCGTGGAACTCGCGCCATTCCTCTAAGTATTGATCACAAACCTTCTGCTCCGGGTGAAAAGGAGCGTATTTTGCGAGCCGGAGGGACGGTTCAGTCCCATCGTGTCGATGGAAATTTAGCCGTTAGTAGAGCTATAGGTGATTTTGACTACAAAGAGAATAGCGAGTTGTCTTGGGAGGAACAGATAGTTACTGCCTTGCCTGATGTGACTAGAATTGatataaaagaggaagatgcttttgttgttgttgcgtgCGATGGAGTTTGGGATGTTTTGTCAAATGATGACTGTTGTCAGCTGATTCATCAAAGTTTTAAGGATACCGAAGATGATATTGGTTTAGTGTGTGAAGCTGTTCTGGATAGGTGCCTGGCCCCATGCATACAAGGAACAGGCTGTGACAATATGACCATTGTTATAGCAAGATTTAAACCTGCGTTCTTTTGTAGTGAGCGTtga
- a CDS encoding chaperone protein DnaJ (similar to DnaJ homolog subfamily C member 7 (Tetratricopeptide repeat protein 2)(TPR repeat protein 2) (Swiss-Prot:Q99615) (Homo sapiens)), whose amino-acid sequence MEPDDGVASWMELREEGNKAFKSEAYANAVKLYSEAIKLNSKEAALFSNRSAAYIKMKEYQKAVLDAEAAIANDKTFVKGYSRLHNALCHLGRFREATQKLKEALVVLEACGASPEDKKQIQELHRTAEEGQRGFEAGQRLLEERNFLAAERELVKAAQLFPDCAIVGIMLGESQASLYPERVIRSLTALSSAHADDTYYLYVRALASYYSGQSGLNNAQSILRHTIELDPDNRKATELLKKIRAVESQKTEGNAAFKEKRFTAAVNCYKAAIEVDPSNIRMTAVLRGNQAAAKMELKEYSSALLDCDFAIKNGAESAKLYARRSRIHEALENYDDALRDIQRAAEMDPSYNGEAQQMKISAKRAKRKDYYKILGLPQGESDDSSIKRAYKKGCLQWHPDKWAHATEEEKAHAEKMFKEVGEAFSILSDPQKKRLYDSGQLDDASSPGGTSDFPARQADIFQMMNMMFQGGCGEGGMPSGFSFTVDPRSRRQKQTFHYR is encoded by the coding sequence ATGGAGCCTGATGATGGTGTTGCTTCTTGGATGGAGCTACGCGAGGAAGGAAACAAGGCGTTTAAAAGTGAAGCATATGCCAACGCTGTTAAACTCTACTCCGAAGCGATTAAGTTAAATTCCAAGGAGGCAGCACTCTTTTCTAACAGAAGTGCAGCTTacataaaaatgaaagaatatCAGAAGGCAGTGCTTGATGCTGAAGCAGCAATCGCCAATGATAAGACATTTGTTAAGGGATACTCGCGTCTGCACAACGCACTTTGTCATCTGGGTAGATTTAGGGAAGCGACGCAAAAACTAAAGGAAGCCCTCGTGGTTCTGGAAGCTTGTGGCGCGTCTCCGGAAGACAAAAAGCAGATACAGGAGCTTCATAGAACTGCCGAAGAAGGCCAAAGGGGGTTTGAAGCTGGTCAGCGTCTGCTAGAGGAACGCAACTTTCTGGCGGCGGAACGTGAGTTAGTGAAGGCGGCCCAACTGTTCCCGGACTGTGCCATTGTCGGCATTATGTTGGGCGAGTCTCAAGCTTCACTGTACCCCGAGAGGGTTATCCGATCGCTGACGGCTCTTTCCAGTGCACACGCTGATGATACCTACTATCTTTATGTTCGGGCACTCGCCAGTTACTATAGTGGGCAAAGCGGGCTGAATAACGCACAGTCGATACTTCGTCACACGATTGAGTTGGATCCCGACAATCGAAAGGCTACTGAGCTCTTGAAGAAGATACGGGCAGTGGAGTCTCAAAAGACCGAGGGTAACGCGGCTTTTAAGGAGAAACGATTCACCGCTGCCGTTAATTGTTACAAGGCTGCAATAGAAGTCGATCCCTCAAACATTCGAATGACAGCCGTTCTACGGGGTAACCAGGCTGCTGCCAAGATGGAGCTAAAAGAATATTCAAGCGCTTTACTTGACTGTGACTTTGCTATCAAAAACGGCGCGGAAAGTGCGAAGTTGTACGCCCGTCGTAGCCGTATCCACGAGGCCCTCGAGAACTATGACGACGCCCTGAGGGATATCCAAAGGGCGGCAGAGATGGACCCTTCGTACAATGGTGAGGCGCAGCAAATGAAGATTAGTGCCAAGAgagcaaaaaggaaggactATTACAAAATATTGGGTCTGCCGCAGGGAGAGTCGGATGACTCCTCCATTAAACGTGCATACAAGAAGGGTTGTTTGCAGTGGCACCCGGATAAGTGGGCCCACGCGAccgaggaggaaaaggctCACGCAGAGAAGATGTTCAAGGAAGTAGGTGAGGCGTTTTCCATTCTCTCAGATCCCCAGAAGAAAAGGTTGTATGACTCAGGGCAACTTGATGATGCATCTAGTCCTGGGGGTACGAGTGACTTTCCGGCACGTCAAGCCGACATTTTTCAGATGATGAACATGATGTTTCAGGGCGGCTGTGGCGAAGGCGGGATGCCCTCAGGATTTTCTTTC
- a CDS encoding small nuclear ribonucleoprotein, putative — MEGVADIPLRAICEATGFLVKVETTDGSVYDGKLMQLDAICGDIELIDVRCQHRDSSLSVEGRVFLKGSSVRLVHLPSDLKRAPFLDWKNLSIQKQLKSSLKASKGGENKWPKRTRMKPTKLEHRKKKLLL, encoded by the coding sequence ATGGAAGGTGTAGCTGATATTCCCTTACGTGCCATTTGTGAGGCGACCGGATTCCTCGTCAAGGTGGAAACTACTGATGGCAGTGTTTATGATGGCAAGCTGATGCAACTTGATGCAATATGTGGGGACATAGAACTTATTGATGTGCGGTGCCAGCACCGAGACTCTTCGCTTTCTGTAGAGGGTCGTGTTTTCTTAAAGGGATCAAGTGTACGACTTGTGCACCTTCCATCGGATCTGAAGAGGGCACCGTTCCTGGACTGGAAGAATTTGTCTATCCAAAAACAGTTGAAAAGCAGCTTAAAAGCCTCGAAGGGCGGCGAGAataaatggccaaaaagaaCACGTATGAAGCCTACAAAACTAGAGCATCGAAAGAAAAAGCTACTCCTATGA
- a CDS encoding mitochondrial carrier protein, putative produces the protein MLAKDVDAGRSTTSSTTGVPYIPTDVIVKKVAPLIFLPPEHIRELVQCFDHEGKGGLSEAQWSRFCEEHHKRFTSLGQYEIDFERFQYYGEFSATEEPSSAARVVQGVVRFLEGFAAGGIAGAVSKTVIAPADKVKIIFQVDSQRRFSLYNACKLGMATVRKHGIAGLWIGNGATMIRVVPYAAVTFVTFDYYREGFQYLLIADRTSTSKNEGTMVIIRFLSGSLSGATATACTYPLDLMRARLAVHNFDKGVIPSYCRAYRSLVADHGWRSLYSGLVPTVIGIMPYAGCSFAVFETLKSYIVRWRELSSEKSISVHERIVAGGFAGLVAQSATYPLDIVRRRMQVTPGRYRGVFHALRVIYKEEGFLQGWYKGLSMNWIKGPIAVSTVFTVNDIVKRRMREYDEEVVKYSRRGNLVSLPEGLVCGMMAACVAQTCTAALLQLKILFQVCLGRLYSRTTGRHGPLSSGLLCWRGVAAHGGDVTMMRVISYGALTYSLFDICQTASERLLFSLTPTPATNFVAGAVATAAATALLYPIAHVGARAVKHTTPRHFHSHYWLLHDIAKAQSPRSFREWSTFAAMGVGPVGGVGFATYEFLKEHCHCTSFGQRLFAGVLASFVGHVTTYFINVGRRRGQVEQLTSSGVVDAKSVCLKPGFYASFRRCMPRRWPVSATTFGISLAVNDMCRDLVIQERKEILHDIFFTR, from the coding sequence ATGCTGGCCAAGGACGTTGATGCAGGTCGGTCTACAACTTCTTCCACGACGGGAGTACCGTACATTCCAACTGACGTCATAGTGAAGAAGGTGGCCCCACTGATTTTCCTTCCGCCTGAACATATTCGAGAGCTTGTACAGTGCTTCGAtcacgaaggaaaaggaggactCTCGGAGGCACAGTGGAGTCGTTTCTGCGAAGAGCATCACAAACGGTTTACCTCCTTAGGACAATATGAGATCGACTTCGAAAGATTTCAATATTACGGCGAGTTCTCCGCTACTGAAGAACCGAGTTCTGCTGCTCGAGTCGTCCAGGGAGTTGTACGTTTCCTAGAAGGGTTTGCCGCTGGTGGGATCGCTGGTGCCGTTAGCAAAACGGTAATTGCACCCGCTGACAAGGTTAAGATAATCTTCCAAGTAGACTCCCAGCGGCGCTTCTCACTTTACAATGCATGTAAGCTGGGTATGGCAACAGTGAGGAAGCACGGTATAGCTGGATTGTGGATAGGTAATGGCGCAACGATGATACGAGTTGTGCCATATGCCGCCGTGACATTTGTAACGTTTGATTACTATCGTGAGGGGTTTCAGTATTTACTGATCGCCGATCGGACAAGTACTTCAAAGAATGAGGGCACAATGGTTATCATACGGTTCCTGAGTGGCTCACTTTCGGGTGCTACGGCAACGGCGTGCACCTACCCTCTGGACCTCATGAGGGCGCGACTTGCTGTTCACAATTTCGACAAGGGGGTGATCCCCAGCTACTGCCGGGCTTACAGGTCACTGGTGGCCGATCACGGCTGGAGGTCGCTATATTCTGGACTAGTTCCTACTGTTATTGGCATTATGCCCTATGCAGGGTGTAGTTTTGCTGTCTTCGAGACTCTGAAGAGCTATATTGTTCGATGGCGTGAGCTTTCGTCCGAGAAGTCCATTTCTGTGCATGAGAGGATTGTGGCTGGTGGTTTTGCTGGACTTGTTGCTCAGTCCGCTACCTACCCTCTGGACATTGTTCGGCGCCGCATGCAAGTGACGCCAGGTCGTTACCGCGGTGTTTTCCATGCACTTCGTGTGATTTACAAGGAGGAAGGCTTCCTTCAGGGTTGGTATAAAGGCCTTTCCATGAACTGGATTAAAGGCCCCATAGCCGTTAGCACTGTTTTTACTGTCAATGATATCGTTAAGCGGCGCATGCGCGAGTACGATGAGGAGGTAGTGAAATACTCCCGTCGGGGAAACTTGGTGTCTCTTCCAGAGGGGCTTGTTTGCGGAATGATGGCCGCGTGTGTGGCCCAAACATGTACAGCTGCACTTCTTCAACTTAAAATCTTGTTTCAAGTGTGTTTGGGCCGTTTATATTCACGTACAACCGGCCGGCACGGTCCCCTGTCGAGTGGTTTGCTCTGCTGGAGAGGTGTTGCAGCCCACGGTGGTGACGTCACAATGATGCGAGTTATTTCGTATGGTGCCCTCACTTACTCACTGTTTGACATATGCCAGACAGCTTCAGAGCGGCTGTTATTTTCTCTAACGCCAACGCCGGCTACAAACTTTGTTGCAGGCGCTGTGGCGACGGCGGCGGCAACGGCTCTGCTGTACCCTATCGCGCATGTGGGCGCCCGAGCAGTGAAACACACGACTCCACGTCACTTTCATTCACATTATTGGCTACTTCACGATATAGCAAAAGCGCAATCTCCGCGATCATTTCGCGAGTGGAGTACCTTTGCGGCTATGGGTGTAGGGCCTGTTGGGGGCGTCGGTTTTGCGACCTACGAATTCCTCAAGGAACACTGTCACTGCACTTCGTTCGGTCAGCGACTTTTTGCTGGCGTGCTCGCCTCTTTCGTCGGTCATGTCACTACCTATTTCATTAATGTCGGAAGGCGACGTGGACAGGTGGAGCAACTCACGTCTTCTGGCGTAGTCGACGCTAAGAGTGTGTGTCTAAAACCTGGATTCTATGCTTCTTTCCGCCGCTGCATGCCACGGAGGTGGCCTGTCAGTGCGACGACGTTCGGGATTTCGCTTGCTGTTAATGATATGTGTCGTGACTTGGTTATCCAGGAGAGGAAGGAGATTTTGCACGACATTTTCTTTACAAGGTAA
- a CDS encoding serine/threonine protein kinase, which yields MCLLIIEHLFYSPCTVTTVLSLKLFGGGEKTGKMSDVPKSQVGTDAKVAVAKKYTGEYYVKGMVGDKKSFAIEHSRGRQKKHTVNEFCVGDAIGRGAFAEVFQCWRPEEPHIVYAMKKIRKDLIVKRKQSLNVHTERDLLSDAKLRQKRVSCPWITDLVVAFQDQDFLYIVTEYCSGGDLISWLIRYDVFPEETARFYFVELVLALNALHKMGYVHRDVKPDNVLIDREGHVKLADFGLSKRDPDQAESTSVADDSYLTEDVTVDDDVKKRFRDKKERKVMFFSTVGSPAYIAPEVLIGRGYDYSCDWWSAGVILYEMIFGYPPFFNDNNTATAKKIIQFKEHLEFPKDQTTVSKEAIDLISHLIADSKERYGFEEIIRHPFCKGVPLTDSIRNEKAPFSVELNSPRDLQYFEPAPDNADIQKQPMTAVSREDQSVFVGFTSKLCDRNQSTTWSRALGRFHELQNFSDDD from the coding sequence ATGTGTTTGCTAATTATTGAACATCTTTTCTATTCGCCTTGTACTGTTACTACTGTTTTGAGCCTCAAGCTCTTTggtgggggagaaaaaacaggCAAGATGTCAGATGTGCCTAAATCTCAAGTTGGCACTGACGCAAAGGTTGCCGTTGCCAAAAAGTATACAGGTGAGTACTACGTTAAAGGAATGGTGGGGGACAAGAAAAGTTTTGCTATTGAACATTCCCGAGGTAGACAGAAGAAGCACACAGTGAACGAGTTCTGTGTTGGGGACGCAATTGGGAGGGGTGCATTCGCGGAGGTGTTTCAGTGTTGGAGACCGGAAGAACCTCACATTGTCTATGCCATGAAAAAGATACGAAAGGATCTAATtgtgaaaaggaagcaaTCACTTAATgtacacacagagagagatcTTCTTTCTGACGCAAAACTACGGCAGAAGCGAGTAAGTTGTCCATGGATTACGGATTTGGTGGTAGCATTCCAAGATCAAGACTTCCTTTATATAGTAACAGAGTACTGCTCCGGAGGGGATCTTATTTCTTGGCTCATCCGTTACGATGTCTTCCCGGAAGAAACGGCAAGATTTTATTTCGTTGAGTTGGTTTTAGCACTGAATGCGCTGCACAAGATGGGCTATGTTCACAGGGATGTGAAGCCGGATAATGTCCTTATTGATCGGGAGGGCCATGTTAAATTAGCAGATTTTGGGTTGTCTAAGAGAGATCCGGATCAGGCTGAAAGTACATCCGTAGCCGACGATAGCTATTTAACGGAGGATGTAACCGTTGATGATGACGTAAAGAAACGCTTCAGggataaaaaggaaagaaaggtcaTGTTCTTTTCTACTGTCGGCTCACCCGCCTACATTGCACCTGAGGTTCTAATTGGAAGGGGATATGACTATTCCTGTGACTGGTGGAGCGCTGGTGTTATTCTATATGAAATGATATTTGGATATCCTCCATTTTTCAACGATAATAACACCGCAACCGCTAAGAAGATAATACAGTTCAAAGAGCACTTGGAGTTTCCGAAGGATCAAACGACGGTGTCAAAGGAAGCAATTGATTTGATTTCTCACCTTATTGCCGATTCAAAAGAGCGATACGGGTTTGAGGAAATAATCCGCCACCCATTCTGTAAGGGTGTCCCTCTGACCGACAGTATCCGAAATGAGAAGGCCCCTTTTTCTGTGGAGCTGAATAGCCCGAGAGACTTGCAATATTTTGAGCCTGCACCCGACAATGCAGACATCCAAAAGCAGCCGATGACTGCGGTGTCGAGGGAAGATCagtctgtttttgttggctTTACGTCAAAACTTTGCGATAGAAATCAGTCCACAACTTGGTCAAGGGCACTAGGTAGGTTCCACGAGCTGCAGAATTTTTCAGATGATGATTAA